From the genome of Proteus vulgaris, one region includes:
- the rplB gene encoding 50S ribosomal protein L2, protein MAIVKCKPTSPGRRHVVKVVNPELHKGKPYAPLLEKNSKSGGRNNNGRITTRHIGGGHKQAYRIVDFKRNKDGIPATVERLEYDPNRSANIALVLYADGERRYILAPKGLKAGDKVQSGVDAAIKAGNTLPMRNIPVGSTVHNVEMKPGKGGQLARSAGTYVQIVARDGAYVTIRLRSGEMRKVPSDCRATIGEVGNSEHMLRVLGKAGASRWRGIRPTVRGTAMNPVDHPHGGGEGRNFGKHPVTPWGVQTKGKKTRKNKRTEHFIVHRRTKK, encoded by the coding sequence GTCTCCGGGCCGTCGCCACGTAGTTAAAGTGGTAAACCCTGAGCTGCATAAAGGGAAACCTTATGCGCCATTGCTGGAAAAAAACAGCAAGTCCGGTGGTCGTAACAACAATGGTCGTATCACTACCCGTCATATTGGTGGTGGTCACAAACAGGCTTACCGTATTGTTGACTTCAAACGCAACAAAGATGGTATCCCTGCAACAGTAGAACGTCTGGAATATGATCCAAACCGTTCAGCTAATATCGCTTTAGTGCTGTATGCTGATGGTGAACGTCGCTACATTCTGGCTCCAAAAGGCCTGAAAGCGGGTGATAAAGTTCAGTCTGGCGTTGATGCTGCTATCAAAGCGGGTAACACCTTACCAATGCGTAATATCCCGGTTGGTTCTACAGTTCATAACGTAGAAATGAAACCAGGTAAAGGTGGTCAGTTAGCTCGTTCAGCTGGTACTTACGTTCAGATCGTTGCTCGTGATGGTGCTTATGTCACTATTCGTCTGCGTTCTGGTGAAATGCGTAAAGTTCCTTCTGATTGCCGTGCAACTATCGGTGAAGTTGGCAACTCTGAGCACATGTTACGCGTTCTGGGTAAAGCTGGTGCAAGTCGCTGGCGTGGTATTCGTCCTACCGTTCGCGGTACTGCGATGAACCCAGTCGATCACCCACATGGTGGTGGTGAAGGTCGTAACTTTGGTAAACACCCTGTAACACCTTGGGGCGTTCAAACTAAAGGTAAGAAGACCCGTAAAAACAAACGCACTGAACATTTCATCGTTCATCGTCGTACTAAGAAATAA
- the rpsS gene encoding 30S ribosomal protein S19 — protein MPRSLKKGPFIDLHLLKKVEKAVESGDKKPVKTWSRRSTIFPNMIGLTIAVHNGRQHVPVYVSDEMVGHKLGEFAPTRTYRGHAADKKAKKK, from the coding sequence ATGCCACGTTCTCTCAAGAAAGGTCCTTTCATTGACCTGCACTTGCTGAAGAAGGTAGAGAAAGCGGTGGAAAGCGGTGACAAAAAGCCTGTTAAGACTTGGTCCCGTCGTTCAACGATCTTTCCTAACATGATCGGTTTGACCATCGCTGTCCATAATGGTCGTCAGCATGTTCCAGTTTACGTTTCCGACGAAATGGTTGGTCACAAACTGGGTGAATTCGCGCCGACCCGTACTTATCGCGGTCATGCAGCCGATAAAAAGGCTAAGAAAAAATAA
- the rplV gene encoding 50S ribosomal protein L22, whose protein sequence is METIAMHRHARSSAQKVRLVADLIRGKKVSQALEILTFTNKKAAGLVKKVLESAIANAEHNDGADIDDLKVAKIFVDEGPSMKRIMPRAKGRADRILKRTSHITVVVSDR, encoded by the coding sequence ATGGAAACTATCGCTATGCATCGCCACGCTCGTTCTTCTGCTCAGAAGGTTCGCTTAGTAGCTGACCTGATTCGCGGTAAGAAAGTGTCGCAAGCTCTGGAAATTTTAACCTTTACCAACAAGAAAGCTGCTGGTTTAGTGAAGAAAGTACTGGAGTCTGCTATTGCTAATGCAGAACACAACGATGGCGCTGACATTGATGATCTGAAAGTAGCTAAGATCTTTGTTGACGAAGGTCCTTCTATGAAGCGCATTATGCCTCGTGCAAAAGGCCGTGCAGATCGTATTCTGAAGCGCACCAGCCACATCACTGTGGTTGTGTCTGATCGCTGA
- the rpsC gene encoding 30S ribosomal protein S3, translating to MGQKVHPNGIRLGIVKPWNSTWYAGTNEFADNLDSDFKVRQYLTKELAKASVSRIVIERPAKSIRVTIHTARPGIVIGKKGEDVEKLRKHVADIAGVPAQINIAEVRKPELDAKLVADSITSQLERRVMFRRAMKRAVQNAMRLGAKGIKVEVSGRLGGAEIARTEWYREGRVPLHTLRADIDYNTSEAQTTYGVLGVKVWIFKGEILGGMAAVELAEKQPAAQPKKQQRKGRK from the coding sequence ATGGGTCAAAAAGTACATCCTAATGGTATCCGCCTTGGCATTGTCAAGCCTTGGAATTCCACATGGTATGCGGGTACCAATGAATTCGCTGACAACCTAGACAGCGACTTTAAAGTACGTCAGTACTTAACTAAAGAACTGGCTAAAGCATCTGTATCTCGTATCGTTATCGAACGTCCTGCGAAAAGCATCCGTGTGACTATTCACACTGCTCGTCCAGGCATCGTTATCGGTAAAAAAGGTGAAGATGTTGAAAAACTGCGTAAGCACGTAGCGGATATCGCTGGCGTTCCTGCGCAAATTAATATCGCCGAAGTACGTAAACCTGAACTAGACGCAAAATTAGTTGCTGACAGCATCACTTCACAGCTGGAACGTCGCGTTATGTTCCGTCGTGCTATGAAGCGTGCAGTACAGAACGCAATGCGTTTGGGCGCTAAAGGTATTAAAGTGGAAGTAAGTGGTCGCTTAGGTGGCGCTGAAATCGCTCGTACTGAATGGTATCGTGAAGGTCGAGTACCTCTGCACACTTTGCGTGCAGATATCGACTACAATACCTCAGAAGCACAAACCACTTATGGTGTGCTCGGCGTTAAGGTATGGATCTTCAAAGGTGAGATCCTGGGTGGTATGGCTGCAGTTGAACTGGCGGAAAAACAACCGGCAGCTCAACCTAAAAAGCAGCAGCGTAAAGGCCGCAAGTAA
- the rplP gene encoding 50S ribosomal protein L16, with the protein MLQPKRTKFRKVHKGRNRGLAAGADVSFGTYGLKAVGRGRLTARQIEAARRAMTRAVKRQGKIWIRVFPDKPITEKPLEVRMGKGKGNVEYWVALIQPGKVLYEMDGVPEELAREAFKLAAAKLPIKTTFVTKTVM; encoded by the coding sequence ATGTTACAACCAAAGCGTACAAAATTCCGTAAAGTGCACAAAGGCCGCAACCGTGGCTTAGCTGCTGGTGCGGATGTAAGCTTCGGGACTTACGGTCTTAAAGCTGTGGGCCGTGGTCGTCTGACTGCACGTCAGATCGAAGCGGCACGTCGTGCAATGACCCGTGCAGTTAAGCGTCAGGGTAAAATCTGGATCCGTGTGTTCCCAGACAAACCAATCACTGAAAAGCCGCTCGAAGTCCGTATGGGTAAAGGTAAAGGTAACGTTGAGTATTGGGTTGCCTTAATCCAGCCAGGTAAAGTCCTGTATGAAATGGATGGTGTGCCTGAAGAACTGGCCCGTGAAGCATTCAAGCTGGCGGCAGCAAAACTGCCTATCAAAACCACCTTTGTAACTAAGACGGTGATGTAA
- the rpmC gene encoding 50S ribosomal protein L29, whose protein sequence is MKAKELREKSVEELNTELLNLLREQFNLRMQTASGQLQQSHLLKQVRRNIARVKTLLTEKAGA, encoded by the coding sequence ATGAAAGCAAAAGAGCTGCGCGAAAAGAGCGTTGAAGAGCTGAACACAGAACTGCTGAACTTACTGCGTGAGCAGTTTAATCTGCGTATGCAGACTGCAAGTGGTCAGTTACAACAGTCTCATCTGTTGAAACAAGTGCGTCGTAATATCGCACGCGTTAAGACTTTACTGACTGAGAAGGCGGGTGCGTAA
- the rpsQ gene encoding 30S ribosomal protein S17 — protein sequence MTDKIRTLQGRVVSDKMEKSIVVAIDRMVKHPLYGKFIRRTTKLHVHDENNECGIGDVVEIRQTRPLSKTKSWALVRVVEKAVL from the coding sequence ATGACCGATAAAATCCGTACTCTGCAAGGTCGTGTAGTTAGTGACAAAATGGAAAAATCTATTGTCGTTGCTATCGATCGTATGGTTAAACACCCATTATATGGTAAGTTTATCCGTCGTACGACCAAACTGCATGTACATGACGAGAACAACGAATGTGGAATTGGTGACGTAGTTGAAATTCGTCAAACACGTCCACTGTCTAAGACTAAGTCTTGGGCGTTAGTTCGCGTTGTAGAAAAAGCTGTTCTGTAA
- the rplN gene encoding 50S ribosomal protein L14: MIQEQTMLNVADNSGARRVMCIKVLGGSHRRYANVGDIIKITIKEAIPRGKVKKGDVLKAVVVRTKKGVRRPDGSVIRFDSNACVLLNNNSEQVIGTRIFGPVTRELRNEKFMKIISLAPEVL, translated from the coding sequence ATGATCCAAGAACAGACTATGCTGAACGTGGCCGACAACTCCGGTGCACGTCGCGTAATGTGTATCAAGGTTCTAGGTGGCTCGCACCGTCGCTACGCAAATGTAGGTGACATCATCAAAATTACCATCAAGGAAGCAATTCCACGTGGTAAAGTTAAGAAAGGTGATGTACTGAAAGCGGTAGTGGTGCGCACCAAGAAGGGTGTTCGTCGCCCTGACGGTTCTGTCATTCGCTTCGATAGCAACGCTTGTGTATTGTTAAACAACAACAGCGAGCAAGTTATTGGTACGCGTATTTTTGGGCCGGTTACTCGTGAACTTCGTAATGAGAAGTTTATGAAAATAATCTCTCTGGCACCTGAAGTACTCTAA
- the rplX gene encoding 50S ribosomal protein L24, producing MAAKIRREDEVIVLTGKDKGKRGKVKQVLSSGKVIVEGINLVKKHQKPVPALNQPGGIVEKEAFIQVSNVAIFNAATGKADRVGFRFEDGKKVRFFKSNKETIK from the coding sequence ATGGCAGCGAAAATCCGTCGTGAAGACGAAGTTATCGTTCTTACTGGTAAAGATAAAGGTAAGCGCGGTAAAGTAAAACAGGTTCTTTCTTCTGGTAAAGTTATCGTTGAAGGTATCAATCTGGTTAAAAAACATCAGAAGCCAGTTCCGGCTCTGAATCAACCAGGTGGCATCGTTGAAAAAGAAGCTTTTATTCAAGTTTCTAACGTTGCAATCTTCAATGCGGCAACCGGTAAGGCTGACCGTGTAGGTTTTAGATTTGAAGACGGCAAAAAAGTTCGTTTCTTCAAGTCTAATAAAGAAACTATCAAGTAA
- the rplE gene encoding 50S ribosomal protein L5, which translates to MAKLHDYYKGEVVQQLMSQFGYHSVMQVPRVEKITLNMGVGEAIVDKKLLDNAAADLAAISGQKPLITKARKSVAGFKIRQGYPIGCKVTLRGERMWEFFERLISIAVPRIRDFRGLSAKSFDGRGNYSMGVREQIIFPEIDYDKVDRVRGLDITITTTAKSDDEGRALLAAFNFPFRK; encoded by the coding sequence ATGGCGAAACTGCATGATTACTACAAAGGCGAGGTGGTCCAACAACTGATGTCTCAGTTTGGTTACCATTCTGTCATGCAAGTCCCTCGGGTCGAGAAGATCACCCTGAATATGGGTGTTGGTGAAGCGATTGTTGATAAAAAACTGCTGGATAATGCAGCAGCTGATTTAGCAGCAATCTCAGGTCAAAAACCTTTGATCACCAAAGCACGCAAATCTGTTGCAGGCTTCAAAATCCGTCAGGGCTATCCGATCGGCTGTAAAGTGACCCTGCGTGGCGAACGCATGTGGGAGTTCTTTGAACGCCTGATCTCTATTGCTGTACCTCGTATTCGTGACTTCCGTGGTTTATCCGCTAAGTCATTTGATGGACGTGGTAACTACAGCATGGGCGTACGTGAGCAAATCATCTTCCCTGAAATCGATTACGATAAAGTGGATCGTGTTCGTGGTTTGGATATTACCATTACTACGACTGCGAAATCAGATGATGAAGGTCGCGCACTGTTAGCAGCGTTTAACTTCCCGTTCCGCAAGTAA
- the rpsN gene encoding 30S ribosomal protein S14, with translation MAKKSMKARDVKRANLAEKFFAKRAELKAIVSDVNVSDEDRWNAVLKLQTMPRDSSPSRQRNRCRQTGRPHGFLRKFGLSRIKVREAAMRGEIPGLRKASW, from the coding sequence ATGGCTAAGAAATCTATGAAAGCACGTGATGTAAAACGTGCGAATTTAGCTGAGAAATTCTTCGCAAAACGCGCAGAACTGAAAGCTATCGTTTCAGATGTGAATGTATCTGATGAAGATCGTTGGAATGCTGTTCTGAAACTGCAAACTATGCCACGTGATTCAAGTCCTTCACGTCAGCGTAACCGCTGCCGTCAAACTGGACGTCCGCACGGTTTTCTGCGGAAATTTGGTCTCAGCCGTATTAAAGTCCGTGAAGCCGCTATGCGCGGTGAAATCCCGGGCCTTAGAAAGGCTAGCTGGTAA
- the rpsH gene encoding 30S ribosomal protein S8 — translation MSMQDPIADMLTRIRNGQAANKVAVTMPSSKLKVAIANVLKEEGYIEDFKIEGDTKPELEITLKYFQGKAVVESIQRVSRPSLRIYKRKDELPNVMAGLGIAVVSTSKGVMTDRAARQAGLGGEIICYVA, via the coding sequence ATGAGCATGCAAGATCCCATCGCGGATATGCTGACCCGTATCCGTAACGGTCAGGCCGCGAATAAAGTTGCGGTCACAATGCCTTCCTCCAAGCTGAAAGTGGCGATTGCCAACGTGCTTAAGGAAGAAGGTTATATTGAAGATTTTAAAATTGAAGGCGACACTAAGCCAGAACTGGAAATCACTTTAAAATATTTCCAAGGTAAGGCTGTAGTAGAAAGCATTCAGCGCGTAAGCCGTCCAAGTCTGCGCATCTATAAAAGAAAAGATGAGCTGCCAAATGTTATGGCAGGACTGGGCATCGCTGTTGTTTCTACCTCAAAAGGTGTTATGACTGATCGTGCAGCTCGCCAAGCAGGTCTTGGTGGCGAGATTATCTGCTACGTAGCTTAA
- the rplF gene encoding 50S ribosomal protein L6 → MSRVAKAPVVIPAGVEVKLNGQVITIKGKNGELTRTIHNAVEIQHADNQLTFAPRDGFADAWAQAGTTRSLLNAMVVGVTEGFTKKLQLVGVGYRASIKGNAVNLSVGFSHPVEHQLPAGITAECPTQTEIVLKGADKQVIGQVAAELRAYRRPEPYKGKGIRYADEVVRIKEAKKK, encoded by the coding sequence ATGTCTCGTGTGGCAAAAGCACCCGTCGTCATTCCTGCCGGCGTAGAGGTTAAACTCAACGGTCAGGTTATTACGATTAAGGGTAAAAACGGCGAGCTAACTCGTACTATCCATAATGCAGTTGAAATTCAACATGCTGACAACCAGTTAACTTTCGCACCTCGCGATGGTTTTGCTGATGCATGGGCACAGGCGGGTACTACTCGTTCTCTGTTAAATGCTATGGTTGTAGGTGTTACCGAAGGCTTCACTAAAAAACTGCAACTGGTAGGTGTAGGTTATCGTGCGTCTATTAAAGGCAATGCGGTTAACTTATCAGTAGGTTTTTCACATCCAGTGGAACACCAACTGCCAGCAGGCATCACAGCTGAATGCCCAACACAAACTGAAATCGTACTGAAAGGTGCGGATAAGCAAGTGATTGGTCAAGTAGCAGCTGAACTGCGTGCTTACCGTCGCCCTGAGCCTTATAAAGGTAAAGGTATTCGTTACGCCGACGAAGTTGTGCGTATCAAAGAGGCTAAGAAGAAGTAA
- the rplR gene encoding 50S ribosomal protein L18 produces MDKKAARIRRATRARRKLQELGATRLVVHRTPRHIYAQVIAPNGSETLVAASTTEKAIIEQLKNTGNKEAAAVVGKIVAERALEKGIKVVSFDRSGFQYHGRVQALADAAREAGLQF; encoded by the coding sequence ATGGATAAGAAAGCAGCTCGTATCCGTCGTGCGACCCGCGCACGCCGTAAGCTCCAAGAATTGGGTGCGACTCGCCTGGTGGTACACCGTACCCCTCGCCATATTTATGCGCAGGTTATTGCACCAAACGGTTCTGAAACATTGGTGGCCGCTTCTACTACAGAAAAAGCCATCATTGAGCAACTGAAAAACACTGGAAACAAAGAAGCAGCAGCAGTAGTTGGTAAAATCGTTGCTGAACGCGCTCTGGAAAAAGGTATCAAAGTAGTATCATTTGACCGTTCCGGTTTCCAATATCATGGTCGAGTCCAGGCACTGGCAGATGCTGCCCGTGAAGCTGGCCTTCAGTTCTAA
- the rpsE gene encoding 30S ribosomal protein S5, with translation MAHIEKQAGELQEKLIAVNRVSKTVKGGRIFSFTALTVVGDGNGRVGFGYGKAREVPAAIQKAMEKARRNMKTVALNNGTLFHPVKGTHTGSRVFMQPAHEGTGIIAGGAMRAVLEVAGVRNVLAKTYGSTNPINVVRATLDALDSMKSPDMVAAKRGKSVEEILG, from the coding sequence ATGGCTCACATCGAGAAACAAGCTGGCGAACTGCAGGAAAAGCTGATCGCGGTAAACCGCGTATCTAAAACCGTCAAAGGTGGTCGTATATTTAGCTTCACCGCTCTTACAGTAGTTGGTGATGGTAATGGCCGCGTTGGTTTTGGATATGGCAAAGCTCGCGAAGTTCCGGCAGCAATCCAGAAAGCGATGGAAAAAGCCCGTCGCAATATGAAAACCGTCGCTTTAAACAACGGTACTCTGTTCCACCCTGTAAAAGGTACCCACACAGGATCTCGCGTATTTATGCAGCCTGCTCACGAAGGTACTGGTATCATCGCAGGTGGTGCAATGCGTGCAGTTCTAGAAGTGGCTGGCGTTCGTAACGTACTGGCTAAAACCTATGGTTCCACAAACCCGATTAACGTGGTTCGTGCAACACTGGACGCTTTAGATAGCATGAAGTCTCCAGATATGGTCGCAGCTAAGCGTGGTAAATCCGTTGAAGAAATTCTGGGGTAA
- the rpmD gene encoding 50S ribosomal protein L30: MAKTIKITQIRSTIGRLPKHKATMVGLGLRRIGHTVEREDTPAVRGMINLVSYMVKVEE, translated from the coding sequence ATGGCTAAGACTATTAAAATTACTCAAATACGCAGCACAATCGGCCGTTTGCCAAAACATAAGGCAACAATGGTTGGTTTAGGACTGCGTCGCATCGGTCACACTGTAGAACGCGAAGATACACCAGCAGTTCGCGGTATGATCAACTTGGTTTCCTATATGGTTAAAGTTGAGGAGTAA